The Neobacillus sp. PS3-34 genome has a window encoding:
- a CDS encoding DnaD domain protein — translation MAKYRMVRTEFWKNPIVLEEMTPEDKYFYLYLLTNPNTTQIGIYRITKKQMAFDLGYSIESVHALMDRFIEHHKLIRYNPETRELAIKYWGKDNLDKGGKPVMDCITSELKEVEDRSLILYVSESIQKQDIHSLYESFCKPDGKEDRDLDENDTYIAEYKEFDDSSLHRPTIGGQKENEKEKEKQPKALHPEIENPEHKEKEEVKEIIEFWDDNGFGLSNVNAKQQLLCWLDDSSFLQPKEMILKAMNIACANNKRKLNYVVGILKNWENESLLTVEEIDSYERDQKNVRKQKLSNESPPAGRAIPREFQLDLTAGEEQ, via the coding sequence ATGGCAAAGTATCGAATGGTTCGTACGGAATTTTGGAAGAATCCGATTGTGTTGGAAGAGATGACTCCGGAGGATAAATATTTTTATCTTTATTTGCTTACGAATCCGAATACGACTCAGATTGGAATCTATCGAATTACGAAAAAACAAATGGCGTTTGATTTGGGTTATTCGATTGAGAGTGTTCATGCGTTAATGGATCGATTCATCGAGCATCACAAGTTGATTCGATACAATCCTGAAACGAGGGAACTTGCGATTAAATACTGGGGGAAAGATAACCTGGATAAAGGCGGGAAACCGGTCATGGATTGTATTACTTCCGAATTAAAAGAGGTCGAAGATCGTTCGCTCATCCTTTATGTTTCGGAATCGATTCAAAAGCAGGACATTCACAGCCTTTACGAATCCTTTTGTAAACCAGACGGCAAGGAAGATCGTGATCTGGATGAAAATGATACATACATAGCGGAATATAAGGAATTTGACGATTCGTCCCTGCATCGTCCTACGATAGGTGGACAAAAAGAAAATGAAAAAGAAAAAGAAAAACAACCAAAAGCACTTCATCCAGAAATAGAAAATCCCGAACATAAAGAAAAAGAAGAAGTGAAAGAGATTATTGAGTTTTGGGATGATAATGGATTTGGTTTGTCGAACGTGAATGCGAAACAGCAGCTGTTATGTTGGCTGGATGATTCTAGCTTTTTACAGCCGAAAGAGATGATTTTAAAAGCGATGAATATTGCGTGCGCGAACAATAAGCGAAAACTGAACTATGTTGTTGGGATTCTCAAAAACTGGGAAAATGAATCCTTGCTGACAGTAGAGGAAATTGATTCGTATGAAAGGGACCAAAAAAATGTACGAAAGCAAAAGCTATCAAATGAATCGCCTCCTGCTGGAAGAGCCATTCCACGTGAATTTCAACTCGATCTGACGGCAGGTGAAGAGCAATGA
- a CDS encoding 4Fe-4S single cluster domain-containing protein, producing MPYLNVAHYNDCTEAEGPGKRFALWVQGCLKRCPGCCNPQMLEVKPAKIYDCEEVFEMIQKAKREEEIEGVTFLGGEPFLQANGLSFLSRRCKEIGITVMVFSGYTVKELKKIQLPFSSEFLAEIDILVDGPFIEELYDEDRNWVGSTNQEFHYLTEQYREGIEYEDSTNKLELNIDQGNNLIHINGWPFTIE from the coding sequence ATGCCGTATTTAAATGTTGCACATTATAATGATTGTACCGAGGCGGAAGGACCAGGGAAGCGTTTTGCATTATGGGTTCAAGGCTGTCTCAAAAGATGCCCAGGTTGTTGCAATCCCCAAATGTTAGAAGTAAAACCTGCAAAAATATATGATTGTGAAGAAGTTTTTGAAATGATTCAAAAAGCAAAAAGGGAAGAAGAAATTGAAGGAGTTACATTTTTGGGGGGAGAACCGTTTCTACAAGCAAACGGCCTTTCCTTCCTTTCGCGAAGGTGTAAAGAAATCGGTATAACCGTTATGGTTTTTTCCGGCTACACCGTGAAAGAGTTAAAGAAAATTCAACTCCCGTTTAGTTCTGAGTTTTTAGCGGAGATAGATATTCTAGTAGACGGTCCTTTTATCGAAGAATTATATGATGAAGACCGAAATTGGGTTGGTTCGACAAATCAAGAATTTCACTATTTAACGGAGCAATATCGCGAGGGAATAGAATATGAGGATTCCACTAATAAACTAGAGCTCAATATTGACCAAGGGAATAACTTAATCCACATTAATGGGTGGCCTTTTACTATTGAATAG
- a CDS encoding AAA family ATPase: MITVTKSSTWFESILREVGIRKSLIMYGNISDLCFNPYSNKYDFFPNVLNESLLKKGFQDVVYWDRVHGIDYSRVKESSISDLEQLYNDGSESDEDDYLTDENIDTSILSNKQNDYRDPIEFFSLVYESMRRDTNRKVAFVIDWSNYLFGNANALSEIEREYLTILGKSIRQSPLRLDSTISEQSNIVIFLTEKLGAIPPSYYQQNSSVKQIQIPFPSRSERQQYVMDHFSKLETRNLRHYNDVNFSDFIDLLDGFSLRDIYQLIKLSRQLSQDNLTFEKLVNVYKYGKKSSPWEELSKQKLIRIQETLKERVRGQDNAISKVEDVIIRAYTGFSGLQHSAKQSKPKGILFFVGPTGVGKTELAKALAEFLFGDENACIRFDMSEFNHEHSDQRLIGAPPGYTGYEEGGQLTNAIREKPFSVLLFDEIEKAHQRILDKFLQVLEDGRLTDGKGETVYFSESIIIFTSNIGASKVDVNNSSEENNKIIRSELQDHFLTKLNRPELLNRIGDNIVVFDHINDRKFLIDIAKIKIKPIKTFIAEKYQMEFIFEDEDKALAAIVAQVDISNGGRGVLNVIEPKLVDPLARFIFQESDYFAPGKKIKVIQAGNTAYYDFELEDD, translated from the coding sequence ATGATCACCGTAACAAAATCGAGCACATGGTTTGAATCTATTTTAAGAGAAGTAGGAATTCGGAAATCGTTAATCATGTATGGTAATATAAGTGACCTTTGCTTTAATCCATATTCTAATAAGTACGATTTTTTCCCAAATGTTTTAAATGAAAGTTTACTTAAAAAAGGTTTTCAAGATGTTGTTTATTGGGACCGGGTTCATGGGATTGATTATTCCCGGGTTAAGGAATCCTCTATTTCAGATTTGGAACAATTGTACAATGATGGTTCTGAATCCGATGAAGATGACTATCTTACAGATGAAAACATTGACACATCGATTTTGTCTAATAAGCAAAATGATTATCGTGATCCGATAGAATTTTTCTCTCTAGTTTACGAATCAATGCGTCGTGACACCAATCGTAAAGTGGCATTTGTCATTGACTGGTCAAACTACTTATTTGGCAACGCCAACGCTTTAAGTGAAATAGAACGGGAATATTTGACCATTTTAGGGAAGTCAATCCGGCAGTCTCCTTTACGGTTAGATTCGACTATTTCGGAGCAGTCTAATATTGTCATTTTTTTAACTGAAAAACTAGGTGCAATACCACCAAGCTATTATCAACAAAATTCGTCAGTTAAGCAAATACAAATTCCTTTTCCCAGCCGCTCTGAACGCCAGCAATACGTAATGGATCATTTTAGCAAGCTCGAAACCAGGAATCTCCGTCATTATAATGATGTAAACTTTTCAGATTTCATTGATCTATTGGATGGTTTTTCGCTGAGGGATATTTATCAATTGATTAAGTTATCAAGACAATTAAGTCAAGATAATCTAACATTCGAAAAGCTTGTCAATGTATACAAGTATGGAAAGAAGTCGAGCCCTTGGGAAGAATTATCTAAGCAAAAGTTAATAAGAATTCAAGAAACTTTGAAAGAGCGTGTTCGCGGTCAAGATAATGCCATTTCGAAAGTAGAAGATGTTATTATTCGTGCCTATACCGGTTTTTCAGGACTCCAGCATTCGGCTAAACAAAGCAAGCCAAAAGGAATACTCTTTTTTGTTGGACCTACGGGTGTAGGAAAAACGGAATTAGCAAAAGCATTGGCTGAATTTTTGTTCGGTGATGAAAATGCGTGCATACGGTTTGATATGTCAGAGTTTAACCATGAACATAGCGATCAACGTTTAATCGGGGCACCGCCAGGTTATACGGGTTATGAAGAAGGCGGTCAATTAACGAATGCTATCCGTGAAAAGCCGTTTTCTGTTCTGCTTTTTGATGAAATCGAAAAAGCACATCAAAGAATACTGGATAAATTTCTGCAGGTATTAGAGGATGGACGCTTAACCGATGGTAAAGGGGAAACGGTTTATTTCTCAGAATCAATTATTATCTTTACATCCAATATTGGGGCATCGAAGGTTGATGTAAATAACAGTTCTGAAGAGAATAACAAAATTATTCGAAGCGAACTACAGGATCACTTTTTAACCAAATTGAATCGGCCGGAGCTTTTAAACCGTATCGGTGATAATATAGTTGTTTTTGATCATATTAATGATCGAAAGTTCTTAATCGATATTGCCAAAATTAAAATAAAACCGATAAAAACATTTATTGCAGAGAAATATCAAATGGAATTCATATTTGAAGATGAGGATAAGGCACTGGCAGCTATAGTAGCACAGGTGGATATTTCTAACGGTGGACGCGGCGTCTTAAATGTCATTGAGCCCAAATTAGTAGACCCGTTAGCCAGGTTCATCTTCCAGGAAAGTGATTACTTCGCTCCAGGGAAAAAGATTAAAGTGATTCAAGCCGGTAATACAGCATATTACGATTTTGAATTAGAGGATGACTAA
- a CDS encoding PIN domain-containing protein has protein sequence MLLKEAEVAVPIIKIDSQVTHATPRKITAVEWMLLELIGRFQSDKMYNQISLKTIFENILSVPDSTKLVKPVLEKLIDLQIIQCDTALSSLEDITLKNLTISQLGSTVQKRRVIPSNPRSDSVSHYFDYIANRFLDDSESRWAKKETNVQTINLDSIDLDFYPHGFISQDIEETSSRYDWYKENTEISDVSRLNSDFMWKNIKVKLEISNNQSAFIECDNKEYRDKLKDFESEIVESLFESLSFDHIDLEDLNFSELRMIQSKASDLSLLDEDSLKKDAHDIDKKLTNTIHIINQSYLFDYFPRKGNFERLSENSKHIPKNTLIIAFDDLENFELNWNEKKTGAFVRIPNSFIFENGLYVNGFRDSVMAAKTIVHVNGVKNEVPIRYRLKKEEIILDDLYKSIEAEIMEYQDDLDALWISAFWLSADQQWKNINEYIHSNKSMSLKEKLSRLKDVQKWMKEFYPANAVNHIQWDKFRNELGVQAVQNASSMEELEDLINILDLQKNKELSMEVTEKLLHFYGHIHNFSELKNLNEELSKLKIEQSVKKLALSSDIYSDELIEEVLYNFDDLKWIKEHLYDRNEFEITVREINKYHKKIKEQLKVESLQKKFDSRKYYETLEKVEFQQILNDCVRWNDLVNKLTQFIVNSEIITKSSFGQIHENILNYKAFLDLFNQEIPSGYENVYVLDTSLFLTKPTIMESLSLKNDYVIICSSHEKDVYKSLSFAAKENPNLSSKIDELVLSLKERTRENLHFEDYSHETLPKSYSLTLDNQLLSVALKYKAKKPAIITSNIDLKASAGEFGIKAVEPADLGSKKKNKNSKNKKGKKK, from the coding sequence ATGTTATTAAAAGAAGCAGAAGTAGCAGTACCTATAATTAAAATTGACAGCCAGGTAACTCATGCCACACCTCGAAAAATAACTGCGGTCGAGTGGATGCTCTTAGAATTAATAGGCAGATTTCAATCTGATAAAATGTACAATCAAATTTCATTAAAGACGATATTTGAAAATATTTTATCTGTTCCTGATTCTACCAAACTAGTCAAACCAGTGTTGGAAAAGCTTATTGATTTGCAAATCATTCAATGTGATACAGCTTTATCCTCATTAGAGGACATTACTTTAAAAAACTTAACTATTTCACAGCTTGGTTCAACTGTACAAAAAAGAAGAGTCATTCCAAGCAACCCAAGATCAGATTCTGTTTCCCATTATTTTGATTACATAGCAAATCGGTTTCTTGATGATTCCGAATCTCGTTGGGCTAAAAAGGAAACGAATGTTCAAACAATTAATCTTGATTCTATTGATCTAGATTTTTATCCTCACGGTTTTATCAGCCAGGATATTGAGGAAACCAGTTCCAGATACGATTGGTATAAAGAAAACACTGAAATTTCAGATGTTTCTAGACTGAATAGCGATTTTATGTGGAAAAACATAAAGGTTAAACTTGAAATTTCAAATAACCAAAGTGCATTTATTGAATGTGATAACAAAGAGTATAGGGATAAACTAAAAGATTTTGAATCAGAAATAGTAGAGTCTCTATTTGAAAGTCTAAGTTTTGATCACATTGATTTAGAAGATTTAAATTTTTCAGAGTTAAGAATGATTCAATCAAAGGCCAGTGATCTTTCTTTATTAGATGAGGATTCACTTAAAAAAGATGCACATGATATTGACAAAAAACTTACGAATACGATTCACATCATTAATCAATCATATTTATTTGATTATTTTCCACGAAAGGGCAATTTCGAAAGGCTTTCAGAAAATAGCAAACATATACCCAAAAACACACTTATAATTGCTTTTGATGACTTAGAAAACTTTGAACTTAATTGGAACGAAAAGAAAACGGGGGCATTCGTTCGGATTCCAAATTCATTTATTTTTGAAAACGGCCTTTATGTAAATGGTTTCCGTGATAGTGTGATGGCAGCCAAAACCATTGTTCATGTAAATGGAGTTAAGAATGAAGTACCTATCCGCTATAGATTAAAGAAAGAAGAAATTATTTTAGACGATCTATACAAATCTATTGAAGCTGAAATCATGGAATACCAAGATGATTTAGACGCATTATGGATATCGGCATTTTGGTTAAGTGCAGACCAGCAGTGGAAAAACATCAATGAATATATCCACAGTAACAAAAGTATGTCTCTCAAAGAAAAGCTTAGCAGACTAAAAGATGTTCAAAAATGGATGAAGGAATTCTATCCTGCTAATGCCGTTAACCATATTCAGTGGGATAAGTTCAGAAATGAATTAGGTGTACAAGCCGTTCAAAACGCTTCAAGCATGGAAGAGCTTGAGGATTTAATCAATATTCTAGATTTGCAGAAAAATAAAGAGCTAAGTATGGAGGTAACCGAAAAGCTGCTGCATTTCTATGGGCATATTCATAACTTCTCTGAATTAAAAAATCTAAATGAGGAGTTGTCGAAGCTAAAAATAGAACAGTCCGTTAAAAAGCTGGCTTTATCAAGTGATATTTATTCAGATGAACTGATAGAGGAAGTGCTGTATAATTTTGATGATTTAAAATGGATAAAAGAGCATTTATATGATCGAAATGAGTTTGAAATCACGGTTCGTGAAATAAATAAATATCACAAAAAGATAAAAGAACAATTGAAGGTCGAATCACTTCAGAAAAAGTTCGATAGTAGAAAATACTACGAAACTCTTGAAAAGGTGGAATTTCAACAAATATTAAATGATTGTGTACGCTGGAACGACCTGGTAAATAAACTGACACAATTTATTGTAAATAGTGAAATTATTACAAAATCATCTTTTGGACAGATTCATGAAAATATTTTAAACTATAAGGCATTTCTTGATTTATTTAATCAAGAAATACCGAGCGGGTATGAAAATGTATATGTGCTGGATACGAGTCTATTCTTAACGAAACCCACTATTATGGAATCCCTTTCTTTGAAAAATGATTATGTTATCATATGTTCTTCTCATGAGAAAGATGTGTATAAGTCATTGTCGTTTGCTGCGAAGGAAAATCCAAATCTATCATCGAAAATTGATGAATTAGTCTTATCCTTAAAAGAACGTACGAGAGAAAATCTACACTTTGAGGATTATAGTCATGAAACATTACCTAAATCATATTCATTAACACTTGATAATCAGCTGTTATCAGTTGCTTTAAAGTATAAAGCTAAGAAGCCTGCCATTATTACGTCAAATATCGATTTAAAGGCTAGTGCAGGTGAGTTTGGAATAAAAGCAGTTGAACCAGCAGATCTTGGAAGTAAAAAGAAAAACAAGAATAGTAAAAATAAAAAAGGAAAGAAAAAGTAA
- a CDS encoding AAA domain-containing protein, protein MSASRPPGTGKTTVIAEAIYQFTKQGKKVILASQANLAVDNVFERLANSPEIRAIRLGKERKLSEEGKQFSEKQVLKWFYSSISSGIREKFIKRWTDRDHKLEELQHLMDDTKFVKADLSRYADTILQFQQLVQQTNFQLKQEEQYINKIREQARVNMETKENIIKLKDYINHSNETNFNIPAYLLNFIFQNFLEPAKTLEKHHIILDEFWLKNDDRLSDSEKTKAFKLFWNKWGNLKKFLPKLEQDILSFRQASGGLDVSTMYEIQELEQKIKEIEVEMEEDASKFTIWRKIRNEIKELKNNRTAVLDEGYSTIFNGMINGEKYSDILKSKLEADKTELSEELLYIYQDIIKLEQIINESMQPLFSEMDKYYKSISEAAVDESKYKKLQAELSRHQLELKGLYERYNEKQKLLSSLYNDMRKHSDDDFSDEEAVDAANAIISALNNISQADKKFEDDWKPLFEEWTSMLENEKTAKNDYEYYLEIYLDACNVVGVTCTENARVLEENNHTIFDIAIIDEVSKATPPELLMPMIRAKKTILVGDHRQLPPIFKEQESSYEELIKQLKEEQDELPPEEQTFDDKLLNVENFDRFKSMVTASLFKDYFEQADPTIKEALLTQYRMHPDIMDVINQFYENRLKCGITNPDEVRNHGLTITSPEGLEFITPDRHAIWIDTSKNPFGEQNFEEQMGTSKINTLESILIAETLKKIDEQYTKAGVKGKKDVGVISFYGKQVGEIRRRIRNIKFESINVDINTVDKFQGKEKSIILVSLVRNKNVRKKSQNSFVAAFERINVAFSRAKELLVVLGAKDMFYDYDVELPNMDNTGSTTKRVYRDIMDRLQLKGCLWESRRVITPEQYHQLMTKQADKEKKLQTISN, encoded by the coding sequence ATTTCTGCTTCAAGGCCACCAGGGACGGGGAAGACAACCGTTATTGCTGAGGCCATTTATCAATTTACCAAACAGGGCAAAAAGGTAATTCTTGCCTCACAGGCTAATTTAGCCGTTGATAATGTTTTTGAAAGATTAGCTAATAGTCCAGAAATTCGAGCGATTAGACTAGGGAAAGAACGGAAGCTTTCAGAAGAAGGAAAGCAATTCTCTGAGAAGCAAGTCTTAAAGTGGTTCTACTCCTCTATTTCTAGTGGTATTCGAGAAAAGTTTATTAAACGATGGACGGATCGGGATCACAAACTAGAAGAATTACAACATTTAATGGATGATACTAAGTTTGTAAAGGCTGACCTTAGTCGATATGCGGATACGATACTCCAGTTTCAGCAGCTGGTCCAACAGACAAACTTCCAATTAAAGCAGGAAGAGCAATATATCAATAAAATCCGTGAACAAGCCAGAGTAAATATGGAGACTAAGGAAAATATTATTAAGCTTAAGGATTACATAAATCATTCGAATGAAACAAATTTTAATATTCCGGCGTATTTACTGAATTTCATTTTCCAAAATTTCTTAGAGCCTGCTAAGACACTTGAAAAGCACCATATTATTTTAGATGAATTTTGGTTAAAAAATGACGATAGACTGTCAGACAGCGAAAAAACGAAAGCGTTTAAATTATTCTGGAATAAATGGGGCAACTTAAAGAAATTTCTTCCCAAGTTAGAACAGGACATTCTGTCCTTTAGACAAGCTTCTGGTGGGCTAGATGTTAGTACCATGTATGAAATTCAGGAACTGGAACAGAAAATCAAAGAAATTGAAGTTGAGATGGAAGAGGATGCTTCAAAATTTACGATATGGAGAAAGATTCGAAATGAAATAAAGGAGCTTAAAAACAATCGTACAGCCGTTTTAGATGAAGGGTATTCAACCATTTTCAACGGCATGATAAATGGGGAGAAATATAGCGACATTTTAAAAAGTAAATTGGAAGCTGATAAAACTGAACTATCGGAAGAGCTGCTGTATATATACCAAGATATAATCAAGCTGGAACAAATCATAAATGAATCAATGCAGCCATTATTTAGTGAAATGGACAAGTATTATAAATCCATCTCTGAAGCAGCAGTTGATGAGTCAAAATACAAGAAGTTACAAGCGGAATTGTCACGTCATCAATTAGAACTCAAGGGTCTATACGAAAGATACAATGAGAAACAAAAATTGTTGTCTTCCCTATACAACGATATGAGAAAACATTCGGATGATGATTTTTCTGATGAAGAGGCAGTTGATGCAGCTAATGCCATTATTAGTGCATTAAACAACATTTCACAAGCAGACAAGAAATTTGAGGATGATTGGAAACCCCTTTTTGAAGAATGGACTTCGATGCTTGAAAACGAAAAAACCGCAAAAAATGATTATGAATATTATTTAGAAATTTATTTAGATGCATGTAATGTTGTGGGTGTTACTTGTACCGAAAATGCACGTGTTCTTGAGGAAAATAATCATACAATCTTTGATATCGCCATTATTGATGAGGTTAGTAAGGCAACTCCGCCAGAGCTATTAATGCCAATGATTCGTGCTAAGAAGACAATCCTGGTAGGAGACCATCGTCAGTTGCCGCCAATCTTCAAAGAACAAGAATCATCCTATGAAGAACTAATTAAACAGTTAAAAGAGGAACAAGATGAATTACCGCCGGAAGAACAAACATTTGATGACAAATTACTGAATGTAGAGAATTTTGACCGTTTTAAATCCATGGTAACGGCTTCCCTTTTTAAAGATTATTTTGAACAAGCTGATCCAACGATTAAAGAGGCTTTATTAACCCAATACCGTATGCATCCGGACATCATGGATGTTATTAACCAATTTTATGAAAATAGATTGAAGTGCGGTATAACAAACCCTGATGAGGTTCGAAATCATGGTCTGACGATAACATCTCCTGAAGGCTTAGAGTTTATCACTCCAGACCGTCATGCCATTTGGATTGATACATCTAAAAATCCTTTTGGTGAACAAAATTTCGAAGAGCAGATGGGGACATCGAAAATTAATACACTTGAAAGTATATTAATAGCGGAAACGTTAAAGAAAATTGATGAGCAGTATACAAAAGCAGGTGTTAAAGGCAAAAAGGATGTTGGGGTTATCAGCTTTTATGGTAAACAAGTTGGTGAAATTAGAAGGCGTATAAGAAACATTAAATTTGAATCGATTAACGTAGATATAAATACGGTTGATAAATTCCAAGGGAAAGAAAAGTCAATTATTCTTGTTAGTCTTGTCCGTAATAAAAACGTAAGGAAAAAATCCCAAAACTCATTTGTTGCTGCCTTTGAGCGAATAAATGTTGCCTTCTCACGTGCGAAGGAATTGTTAGTTGTTTTAGGGGCAAAAGACATGTTCTATGATTATGATGTTGAACTTCCAAATATGGATAATACGGGGTCAACAACGAAAAGGGTATACCGTGACATTATGGACCGGCTTCAGCTTAAAGGATGCCTTTGGGAGTCGCGGCGGGTTATTACACCTGAACAATATCATCAATTAATGACAAAACAAGCGGATAAGGAGAAGAAACTTCAAACTATATCCAACTAA
- a CDS encoding GIY-YIG nuclease family protein, whose protein sequence is MPIRSKSINLYLMDGTPNGRIKCTLANWTGVAYKIPRTDLDKCKGRNDLSQSGVYFLFGTSDETGGNVVYIGQAGVRKNGEGILYRLHEHKRNPDKDYWTEAVAFTTSNNFFGPTEISYLENRFCAMAMDARRYIVKNGNDPTSGNITEEKESELEEFIDYAKLVMGTLGHKIFEKLTVIKNQSEILNTFSNDELLLYLKRKSRKSGITIDAKCKQTTEGFVVLTGSHIETIDSDSIPPGIKESRQKAQIDENGILQEDVLFRSPSYAAAFVVGGHANGLTEWKTKDGKTLKEIEHDDEIKGI, encoded by the coding sequence ATGCCAATACGCAGCAAAAGTATAAATTTATACTTGATGGATGGCACTCCAAACGGACGTATCAAATGTACTCTTGCCAACTGGACAGGAGTAGCTTACAAAATTCCCCGCACAGACCTAGATAAATGTAAAGGACGAAACGATTTATCACAGAGCGGTGTATATTTTCTTTTTGGTACGTCTGATGAAACTGGAGGAAATGTCGTCTATATCGGTCAGGCTGGGGTGAGAAAAAATGGAGAAGGAATTCTTTACCGCCTACATGAACATAAACGCAATCCAGATAAAGATTATTGGACAGAAGCAGTAGCTTTTACAACCTCAAATAACTTTTTCGGTCCTACTGAAATAAGTTATCTTGAGAACCGTTTCTGTGCCATGGCTATGGATGCTAGGCGATACATTGTCAAGAACGGAAATGACCCAACATCAGGAAACATAACGGAGGAAAAAGAAAGTGAACTTGAGGAATTCATCGATTATGCGAAACTCGTTATGGGTACACTCGGGCATAAAATTTTTGAAAAACTAACTGTGATAAAAAATCAAAGCGAAATTCTAAATACCTTTAGCAATGATGAGTTGTTACTGTACTTGAAGCGTAAGAGTAGAAAAAGTGGAATCACTATTGACGCTAAATGCAAACAAACAACCGAAGGATTCGTAGTGCTCACAGGCAGCCACATTGAAACTATCGATTCTGATAGCATACCACCAGGAATCAAAGAAAGCCGTCAAAAAGCACAAATCGATGAAAACGGAATATTGCAGGAAGATGTTCTTTTCCGCAGTCCCTCATATGCAGCTGCATTTGTTGTTGGTGGTCATGCAAACGGTTTAACTGAATGGAAAACTAAAGATGGAAAAACATTAAAAGAGATAGAGCATGATGATGAAATCAAAGGAATATAG